A single region of the Enterococcus mundtii genome encodes:
- a CDS encoding OadG-related small transporter subunit, translating into MSAELIKSLELLVLGWGGVFVVILIIYLASMLLSRLFPVRK; encoded by the coding sequence ATGTCAGCAGAGTTAATCAAATCTCTTGAACTACTAGTTTTAGGATGGGGTGGCGTATTCGTTGTTATCTTGATCATTTATCTTGCTTCGATGCTATTGAGTCGCTTGTTTCCAGTAAGAAAATAA
- a CDS encoding acetyl-CoA carboxylase biotin carboxyl carrier protein subunit, whose amino-acid sequence MLRKFKISIDGKEYLVEMEEIGGSPQTNPVPTPERSTPVEAVIPSEVSTTVPETKSSVGAGADAMTSPMPGTISRLLVTVGEVVEINQPLMILEAMKMENEIVAGKAGQVTGIHISQGEMVNPGDPLITIS is encoded by the coding sequence ATGTTGCGGAAATTCAAAATCTCAATTGATGGAAAAGAATATTTAGTGGAAATGGAAGAAATCGGTGGAAGTCCGCAAACGAATCCAGTTCCAACACCAGAACGATCTACACCAGTTGAAGCGGTCATACCATCAGAGGTCTCAACAACTGTACCAGAAACGAAATCCTCAGTCGGAGCGGGAGCGGATGCGATGACTTCGCCGATGCCAGGCACGATTTCTCGTTTATTAGTTACAGTTGGGGAGGTAGTGGAAATCAATCAACCTTTGATGATTTTAGAAGCGATGAAAATGGAAAATGAAATCGTTGCTGGAAAAGCTGGTCAAGTGACTGGAATCCATATCAGTCAAGGAGAAATGGTGAATCCTGGTGATCCACTTATCACGATTAGTTAA
- a CDS encoding sodium ion-translocating decarboxylase subunit beta yields METLIEGVIGMGQEPGRIVMMVIGGVLMYLGIKKEYEPTLLVPMGLGTILVNFPNSGVLSAGGEAGAFQILFDMGITTELFPLLLFIGIGAMIDFGPLLQNPFLLLFGAAAQFGIFFTIIVAILLGFDLNDAASIGIIGAADGPTSIFVANTLNSKYMGAIMVAAYSYMALVPIIQPVAIKAVTTKKERRIRMNYRAGEVSQTAKILFPLVISVVAGLIAPVSLPLVGFLMFGNLLRECGVLDRLSITAQNELVNLISILLGIAISVKMQYEEFLQIDTLMVIGLGLVAFIMDSIGGVLFAKLLNLFRKEKINPMIGAAGISAFPMSSRVIQKMATEEDPQNFILMHAAGANVSGQIASVIAGGLLLALLV; encoded by the coding sequence GTGGAAACACTTATTGAAGGAGTTATTGGCATGGGGCAAGAGCCGGGACGCATCGTGATGATGGTGATTGGCGGAGTCCTCATGTACCTTGGGATAAAAAAAGAATATGAACCAACGTTACTCGTACCGATGGGGTTAGGTACGATCTTAGTTAATTTCCCTAATTCAGGTGTGCTGAGTGCCGGTGGTGAGGCCGGCGCGTTCCAAATTTTGTTTGATATGGGGATTACGACGGAGCTATTTCCGCTCTTATTATTCATTGGTATTGGTGCAATGATCGATTTCGGTCCCTTGTTACAAAATCCATTTTTATTACTTTTTGGAGCCGCCGCACAATTTGGGATTTTCTTTACGATCATCGTAGCGATCCTATTAGGTTTTGATTTGAATGATGCAGCTTCTATTGGCATCATCGGAGCAGCGGATGGACCAACTTCCATTTTTGTCGCGAACACGTTGAATTCGAAATATATGGGTGCCATCATGGTGGCTGCCTATTCGTATATGGCCCTCGTGCCAATCATTCAGCCAGTTGCGATCAAAGCTGTGACGACTAAAAAAGAGCGACGTATTCGAATGAATTATCGTGCAGGGGAAGTGTCGCAAACAGCAAAAATCCTTTTTCCTTTAGTTATTTCAGTCGTCGCTGGTTTGATTGCGCCTGTCTCTCTGCCACTTGTTGGGTTTTTGATGTTTGGAAATTTGTTACGAGAATGTGGGGTATTGGATCGTTTGTCGATCACTGCTCAGAATGAGTTAGTCAATCTCATCAGCATATTATTAGGGATCGCCATTTCGGTCAAAATGCAGTATGAAGAATTTTTACAGATCGATACGTTGATGGTTATCGGTCTAGGGCTGGTTGCTTTCATTATGGACTCGATCGGTGGAGTATTGTTTGCTAAATTGTTAAATTTATTCCGAAAAGAGAAAATCAATCCAATGATCGGAGCAGCAGGAATCTCTGCTTTTCCAATGTCTAGTCGCGTCATTCAGAAAATGGCAACAGAAGAAGACCCACAGAACTTTATTTTGATGCACGCAGCTGGAGCCAATGTATCTGGTCAGATTGCTTCAGTGATTGCCGGCGGCTTATTGCTCGCCTTATTGGTATAA